From the Bacillota bacterium genome, the window CGTCTGCAGGCTGCTTTCCTCACGGAAGCGGTGCAGCGAGTTCAGCGCCTTCAGGAACACCTCCTGAGTGATGTCCTCCGCGTCCGTCTCGTTACCGACCAGCCGCTTCACGTAGCCGTAGATTTTGTGCTGGTACCGTTCGACGATTTCGTCGAAGGCGGTCAGGTCGTTACCTTTGCACCGCGCCACCAGCACCGCATCGACGTCGCTCAAACGCATCGCCCTCTCCAAGAGAAGCCCCCCCTTGCGGTTCCGCTTGCATATTCTATGACGATTCGCGCGGGCAAAAGTTCACGTGGGAAGGGCGGAGATGAACCCTCCGCCCTGTGGGGGAAATGGACGTGCTTACCAGTCGTCGCGCTCAGGCAGATCTGCATAGACCGGTGTGGAGAGGTAACGCTCGCCCGTGCTGGGCACGATGACCACAATCAGTTTGCCCTCGTTTTCCGGGCGTTTTGCGACCTGCACGGCAGCGTGCACCGCTGCGCCCGACGAGATGCCCGCAAAAATGCCCTCCTCCCGCGCCAGCCGGCGCGTCATGGCGAAGGCGTCTTCGTTTTCTACGGGGATGATTTCGTCGATGAGGTCTACCCGCAGGATGTCCGGGATGAACCCCGCCCCAATACCCTGAATGGGATGCGGTCCGCGCGGCTTGCCAGACAGCACCGCCGATGCAGCAGGCTCCACGGCAATGGCTTTGAACGAGGGCTTTCGCGCTTTGATGACCTCCGCGACACCGGTGATGGTGCCTCCTGTGCCAACCCCTGCTACCAGAATGTCTACCTGTCCATCGGTGTCGCGCCAGATTTCCTCTGCGGTGGTGCGCCGATGGATATCGGGGTTAGCAGGGTTCTTGAACTGCTGGGGCATGAAGTAGCGGTCGGGGTCGGTGGCGATAATCTCCTCTGCCTTGCGGATTGCGCCGGGCATACCTTCGGCGCCGGGTGTCAATACCAGCTTGGCTCCCAAAGCACGCAGCAGGCTCCGTCGCTCCACCGACATCGTCTCCGGCATGACCAACATGCATCTGTAACCCTTCGCGGCGCACACGAACGCCAGCGCGATGCCCGTGTTGCCCGAGGTGGGCTCGATGATGATGGTGTCGGGCTTGATGCGTCCTTCTCGCTCGGCGGCTTCGATCATCGCGACGCCGATGCGGTCCTTCACGCTGGAGAGGGGATTGAAATACTCCAGCTTGGCAGCAACCGTTGCTTTTGCCCCGTCGGTAACGCGATTCAAGCGCACCAGCGGAGTATTGCCAATCAGTTTGGTCACATCTTCTGCAATGCGCATGGAGGAAACTCCCTTCTACAGGTAT encodes:
- the cysK gene encoding cysteine synthase A; the encoded protein is MRIAEDVTKLIGNTPLVRLNRVTDGAKATVAAKLEYFNPLSSVKDRIGVAMIEAAEREGRIKPDTIIIEPTSGNTGIALAFVCAAKGYRCMLVMPETMSVERRSLLRALGAKLVLTPGAEGMPGAIRKAEEIIATDPDRYFMPQQFKNPANPDIHRRTTAEEIWRDTDGQVDILVAGVGTGGTITGVAEVIKARKPSFKAIAVEPAASAVLSGKPRGPHPIQGIGAGFIPDILRVDLIDEIIPVENEDAFAMTRRLAREEGIFAGISSGAAVHAAVQVAKRPENEGKLIVVIVPSTGERYLSTPVYADLPERDDW